The Synechococcales cyanobacterium CNB genome includes a window with the following:
- a CDS encoding flagellar protein FlgN: MERERPPVRPPRSSSPSPSSSRCSSDSASPTVRPRRSRPAPARSSSVRFWTRESRTTSCVQHACPSWTAWHTICSGVRSARVAIRHGEEWTAMHDARMNAAADLEAALRALADAHGALLEAIESQREAARRADPRGVESATRAHLAALARIEEADAARRAAVERLAGPDAASIPIATLAAGLPAPARDVLERAAAALRPLVERAGRERAQLRETFTALVSHMDGLIQQVHRRLSHAGTYGRAGRVETGRVVVSGVDVVS; the protein is encoded by the coding sequence ATGGAACGCGAGCGTCCGCCCGTGAGACCGCCGAGAAGCTCGTCGCCATCACCTTCGTCGAGCCGGTGCTCAAGCGACAGCGCGAGTCCGACGGTGCGGCCCCGCCGTTCGCGCCCGGCCCCGGCGAGAAGCAGTTCCGTGCGCTTCTGGACTCGAGAGTCGCGCACGACATCGTGCGTGCAGCACGCCTGCCCATCGTGGACCGCCTGGCACACGATCTGCTCCGGCGTTCGGTCGGCGCGGGTGGCGATCCGGCACGGAGAGGAGTGGACGGCCATGCATGACGCCCGCATGAACGCGGCCGCGGACCTGGAGGCGGCGCTGCGTGCCCTCGCCGACGCCCACGGCGCGCTGCTGGAAGCGATCGAGTCCCAGCGAGAGGCGGCGCGGCGCGCCGACCCGAGGGGTGTCGAATCCGCCACTCGCGCTCACCTGGCCGCCCTCGCCAGGATCGAAGAAGCCGACGCCGCGCGCCGCGCCGCGGTCGAACGGCTCGCGGGTCCGGACGCGGCATCGATCCCGATCGCCACGCTCGCCGCGGGGCTTCCCGCGCCCGCGCGCGACGTGCTCGAACGCGCCGCCGCCGCACTGCGGCCGCTGGTCGAGCGTGCCGGCCGCGAGCGTGCCCAACTGAGAGAGACGTTTACCGCGCTCGTCTCGCACATGGACGGGCTGATCCAGCAGGTCCACCGCCGACTGAGCCACGCGGGCACCTACGGCCGCGCAGGCCGGGTCGAGACCGGGCGCGTCGTCGTGAGCGGTGTGGACGTGGTGTCGTGA
- a CDS encoding flagellar basal body L-ring protein FlgH, giving the protein MKPARTLAAAVVLAGLAAPALAQSFFTRESEVQRDTPGKIDPHAALRAVSLSFVHPPMPREFAIHDLVTIIIDETSRSESQQKLETEKEYDIQAALRQFPSLRHLIQGQFENGDSQRTMRLDLSGGHEFNSEGNARRSDRFIARITAEVIDVKPNGTLVLEARKQIVKDREVQTIVLSGSCRREDVTTNNTITSSQLAGLTVVQSTDGDLSRATKKGLIPRVFESIFNF; this is encoded by the coding sequence ATGAAACCCGCACGCACGCTCGCCGCCGCCGTTGTCCTGGCGGGTCTCGCGGCCCCCGCGCTTGCGCAGAGCTTCTTCACCCGCGAGAGCGAGGTGCAGCGTGACACGCCCGGCAAGATCGACCCGCACGCGGCGCTGCGCGCCGTGAGCCTCTCGTTCGTGCATCCGCCCATGCCGCGCGAGTTCGCCATCCATGATCTTGTCACCATCATCATCGACGAGACGAGCCGGAGCGAGTCGCAGCAGAAGCTGGAGACCGAGAAGGAGTACGACATCCAGGCCGCGCTCAGGCAGTTCCCGAGCCTGCGTCACCTCATCCAGGGACAGTTCGAGAACGGCGACTCTCAGCGCACCATGCGTCTCGACCTCAGCGGCGGGCACGAGTTCAACAGCGAGGGCAACGCCCGGCGCAGCGACCGCTTCATCGCCCGCATCACCGCCGAGGTCATCGACGTCAAGCCCAACGGCACGCTCGTCCTCGAGGCCCGCAAGCAGATCGTCAAGGACCGCGAGGTGCAGACGATCGTCCTCTCCGGCTCGTGCCGACGCGAGGACGTCACGACGAACAATACCATCACCTCTTCGCAACTCGCCGGGCTGACCGTCGTCCAGTCCACCGACGGCGACCTCAGCCGCGCCACGAAGAAGGGGCTGATCCCCCGCGTCTTCGAGTCCATCTTCAACTTCTGA
- the flgA gene encoding flagellar basal body P-ring formation protein FlgA, producing MNRTFAILMLALAAAIAPAQEIALRGSVRIEPGRPALLGDVAELAGAGADALARVVVAPDTMALASGWVRIDADAVRAAIAANDETLAELATIRGAACHVRAHAPPAAADRPSRPAEDPAPDARRYVGEPTVRGHVAARIAWILGVDPADLRLSFEGSDADLLATPTADRVVEVQPTGRSDRLPLAVRVYDADGIVATGTVRVGVLVRRHALVASRSLRRGEIVTAADVTGDEHWLAPGVRVATPADAIGAAVRGRIEPGELLTVDALDAPIVVNKGDLVTISAVSPSVVVTEIARAVEAGRVGDVVRFESVDGKRRTFAARMSARGRAVAWAGSATVAAAREDAR from the coding sequence ATGAACCGAACGTTCGCCATCCTGATGCTCGCCCTCGCCGCCGCCATCGCGCCGGCGCAGGAGATCGCGCTGCGCGGCTCGGTGCGCATCGAGCCTGGCCGGCCCGCGCTGCTCGGCGACGTCGCCGAGCTTGCCGGTGCCGGCGCGGACGCGCTCGCCCGCGTCGTCGTCGCGCCGGACACGATGGCGCTCGCGTCCGGCTGGGTGCGGATCGACGCGGACGCTGTTCGCGCCGCCATCGCCGCCAACGACGAGACGCTGGCCGAACTCGCCACCATCCGCGGGGCGGCGTGTCACGTGCGGGCGCACGCGCCGCCCGCCGCCGCCGACCGGCCCTCGAGACCCGCCGAGGACCCCGCGCCCGACGCGCGCCGCTACGTCGGCGAGCCGACCGTGCGCGGGCACGTCGCCGCGCGCATCGCCTGGATTCTCGGCGTCGATCCCGCCGACCTGCGCCTCTCCTTCGAGGGCAGCGACGCCGACCTGCTCGCCACGCCCACCGCCGACCGCGTTGTTGAAGTCCAGCCCACCGGCCGCTCCGACCGGCTGCCCCTCGCCGTCCGCGTCTACGACGCGGACGGCATCGTCGCCACGGGGACCGTCCGCGTCGGCGTGCTGGTGCGACGCCACGCGCTCGTCGCCTCACGCTCGCTCCGCCGAGGCGAGATCGTGACCGCCGCCGACGTGACCGGCGACGAACACTGGCTTGCGCCGGGCGTGCGCGTCGCCACGCCCGCGGATGCGATCGGCGCGGCCGTCCGCGGCCGCATCGAGCCGGGCGAGCTGCTGACCGTGGACGCCCTCGACGCGCCCATCGTCGTGAACAAGGGCGACCTCGTGACGATCTCCGCGGTCTCCCCCAGCGTCGTCGTCACCGAGATCGCCCGTGCGGTCGAGGCCGGGCGCGTCGGTGACGTGGTTCGGTTCGAATCGGTTGACGGCAAGCGGCGGACCTTCGCCGCGCGGATGAGCGCGCGCGGGCGCGCGGTTGCTTGGGCCGGCTCGGCGACCGTCGCCGCCGCAAGGGAGGACGCACGATGA
- a CDS encoding flagellar basal body P-ring protein FlgI, with amino-acid sequence MVPRLFTLLAALACLAGAAAAQTGKTTVRELTRFADESEFVLRGLGLVIGLSGTGDSGKDLALAQQLAEVFRNSGNPIPDYKTLERTKSVALVMVTCSIPPGGARVNDALDATVSVVGSASSLRGGELFITPLQGPTPGSPLYAMAYGPVTLEDSSVPTRARVRMGAKLTRDVKADAPTGRLDLVLDPPFRGYASVSQIAGTINDTYFNAPVAGERRIARAMDDRTIRVEIPEVERADPAPFIAEILATPIDVALLRLPARVIVNSATGSIVMTADVRISPVAITHNGLTITTTIPPPVPTEIDPLIDRTRWAGLSTGARPADAARLQDLLTAFKQLDIPPADQITIIQQLAKSGNLHAELIVD; translated from the coding sequence ATCGTGCCACGACTGTTCACCCTCCTCGCTGCTCTCGCCTGCCTTGCCGGCGCGGCCGCGGCGCAGACCGGCAAGACCACCGTCCGCGAACTCACTCGCTTCGCCGACGAGAGCGAGTTCGTGCTGCGCGGCCTGGGCCTCGTCATCGGCCTCAGCGGCACGGGCGACTCGGGCAAGGACCTCGCACTCGCCCAGCAACTCGCCGAGGTCTTCCGCAACAGCGGCAACCCCATCCCCGACTACAAGACCCTCGAACGCACCAAGAGCGTCGCTCTTGTCATGGTCACCTGCTCCATCCCACCCGGAGGCGCACGCGTCAACGACGCGCTCGACGCCACCGTCTCCGTCGTCGGCAGCGCATCCTCGCTGCGCGGCGGCGAACTCTTCATCACCCCACTCCAAGGCCCGACGCCCGGCTCGCCGCTCTACGCCATGGCGTACGGGCCGGTGACGCTCGAGGACTCGTCCGTGCCCACCCGCGCCCGCGTGCGAATGGGAGCGAAGCTCACCCGCGACGTGAAGGCCGACGCGCCGACCGGGCGCCTCGACCTCGTGCTCGACCCGCCCTTCCGCGGCTACGCCTCGGTGAGCCAGATCGCGGGCACGATCAACGACACGTACTTCAATGCGCCCGTCGCGGGCGAGCGGCGCATCGCCCGGGCGATGGACGACCGCACGATCCGCGTCGAGATTCCCGAGGTCGAACGGGCTGACCCCGCCCCGTTCATCGCCGAGATCCTGGCGACGCCGATCGACGTCGCGCTCCTGCGCCTGCCGGCCCGCGTGATCGTCAACAGCGCGACCGGCTCGATCGTGATGACCGCGGACGTGCGCATCAGCCCCGTCGCCATCACGCACAACGGCCTGACCATCACGACGACGATACCCCCCCCTGTGCCCACCGAGATCGACCCGCTGATCGACCGCACGCGCTGGGCGGGGCTATCCACCGGCGCGCGGCCCGCCGACGCGGCCCGGCTCCAGGATCTCCTCACGGCCTTCAAGCAGCTCGACATCCCGCCCGCCGACCAGATCACCATCATCCAGCAGCTCGCCAAGAGCGGCAACCTGCACGCTGAACTCATCGTGGACTGA